In Halopseudomonas xinjiangensis, a single genomic region encodes these proteins:
- a CDS encoding WD40/YVTN/BNR-like repeat-containing protein, protein MRMPNQRRALSFGPVDGESRSEKGRTLSLTRQIAVALGLAGAMICLPMGVAHAQGPHDDTRPAVMSLKAAQTLLLDVGRAGERLVAVGARGHIVYSDDKGDTWIQAPVPTRAMLTAVHFVDDQHGWAVGHDSLILHTSDAGETWEIQYRDPELEEEIDPEGPGLLEKPLMDVWFRDVNTGFAFGAYGLALRTDDGGQTWNDITYDIDNENGFHYNAVTPVGDQGLFLVGEMGTMYRSRDLGDTWETIEEMPYDGSLFGATGIGEENVVLVWGLRGNMLRTEDFGDSWEEIELDTPHNGPLEATLFGGNATDDGKIVVVGAGGAVVTSEDRGRTFQVAFRPDRSTLANGKVLESGQVLLVGQRGAIKAGPNGLPAQL, encoded by the coding sequence ATGCGTATGCCCAACCAGCGGCGCGCCTTGTCCTTTGGCCCGGTTGACGGCGAGAGCCGTTCGGAAAAAGGTCGCACACTGTCACTCACTCGCCAGATCGCCGTAGCGCTAGGCCTGGCTGGCGCCATGATCTGTCTCCCGATGGGTGTCGCTCACGCCCAGGGCCCGCATGACGACACCCGCCCCGCGGTGATGTCGTTGAAGGCTGCTCAGACCCTGCTGCTTGACGTTGGCCGAGCTGGCGAGCGACTGGTTGCAGTCGGCGCCCGCGGTCACATCGTCTATTCCGACGACAAGGGCGATACCTGGATTCAGGCACCGGTGCCCACCCGTGCAATGCTCACGGCAGTGCATTTTGTCGATGATCAGCATGGCTGGGCTGTCGGGCATGATTCCCTAATCCTGCACACCAGCGATGCCGGCGAAACCTGGGAAATCCAGTACCGGGATCCGGAACTGGAAGAGGAAATCGACCCCGAGGGTCCGGGCCTGCTCGAAAAGCCGTTGATGGATGTCTGGTTCCGTGACGTCAATACCGGCTTCGCCTTTGGCGCTTACGGCCTTGCCCTGCGCACCGACGACGGCGGCCAGACCTGGAACGACATTACCTACGATATCGACAATGAGAACGGCTTCCACTACAACGCCGTAACGCCTGTGGGCGACCAGGGCCTGTTCCTGGTGGGGGAAATGGGCACCATGTACCGCTCGCGTGATCTCGGCGACACCTGGGAAACCATCGAGGAAATGCCCTACGACGGTTCGCTGTTCGGGGCTACCGGGATTGGCGAAGAGAACGTGGTGCTGGTATGGGGGCTGCGAGGGAACATGCTTCGCACCGAGGACTTCGGTGACAGCTGGGAAGAGATCGAACTGGACACTCCGCATAACGGACCGCTCGAGGCCACGCTGTTCGGGGGCAACGCGACCGATGACGGCAAGATTGTCGTGGTCGGCGCCGGTGGGGCAGTGGTGACCAGCGAGGACCGGGGCCGTACGTTCCAGGTCGCTTTCCGTCCGGATCGTTCGACGCTGGCGAATGGCAAGGTATTGGAGAGTGGCCAGGTTCTGCTCGTGGGTCAGCGTGGCGCGATCAAGGCCGGCCCCAACGGCTTGCCAGCACAACTATAA
- a CDS encoding efflux RND transporter permease subunit, whose amino-acid sequence MSQFENEDATFMERLVFNNRLFVVVAFTVITLVLGYFAAQIRPDTSFTKMIPLEHPYIVNMLEHQDDLASLGNSIRIAVEIKEGDIFTTEYMETLKRINDEVFFLPGVNRSGLRSLWTPNVRWTEVTEYGFDGGPVANRPAYLNDEDLEELRVNVLKSGEIGRLVANNFKSTIIEVPLQEFYPNPEDQSELLRLDYGDFSQQLEEKIRDQFQNENPNIEVHIVGFAKKVGDLIEGLTAVVAFFGIAFVITFVLLFWFTRCIRSTVAVLMTTVIAVIWQLGLMRLVGFGLDPYSMLVPFLIFAIGISHGVQKINGIALQSSDADTALLAARRTFRQLFLPGMIAILADAVGFITLLVIDIGVIHELAIGASIGVGVIVFTNLIMLPVTISYLGISKKAVARSKEDAVRDHPFWRKMAYVAHPKVAPIVVIVALVAGVGCFFYQKANIQVGDLDPGAPELRPDSRYNLDNDFIIRNYSTSSDILVVMVETPPEMCSSYETMEAIDQLEWRMNNLPGVQSAVSLVTVAKQVIMGNNEGNLKWQTLSRNQDNLNNAISRAPDGMFNASCSLAPVMIYLNDHKAETLKRATAAVEDFAEEYNTENLTFKLAAGNAGIEAATNDVISSSELLILALVYIWVAVMCYATFRSLPATICIVLPLVLTSVLGNALMAFLGIGMKVATLPVIALGVGVGVDYGIYIYSRLETFLRQGMPLQPAYYETLRSTGRAVLFTGLCLAIGVVTWVFSAIKFQADMGLMLTFMFLVNMIGALLLLPALARFLIDPAKVRAKEASKLTH is encoded by the coding sequence ATGTCACAGTTTGAGAACGAAGACGCTACTTTCATGGAGCGTCTGGTATTCAATAATCGCCTGTTCGTGGTGGTGGCGTTTACCGTCATTACGCTCGTTCTGGGTTACTTCGCGGCGCAGATTCGCCCCGATACCAGCTTTACCAAGATGATTCCCCTCGAGCATCCCTACATCGTCAACATGCTTGAGCATCAAGACGATCTGGCCAGTCTGGGTAACTCGATCCGTATCGCGGTGGAAATCAAGGAAGGCGACATTTTCACCACCGAGTACATGGAGACGCTCAAGCGGATCAATGACGAGGTGTTCTTCCTGCCTGGCGTGAACCGTTCCGGTCTCCGCTCGCTATGGACGCCGAACGTTCGCTGGACAGAGGTGACCGAGTACGGTTTCGATGGTGGCCCGGTAGCCAACCGGCCTGCCTATCTGAACGACGAAGATCTCGAAGAGCTGCGCGTCAACGTCCTCAAGTCGGGCGAGATCGGTCGTCTGGTCGCCAACAACTTCAAATCAACGATCATCGAGGTTCCGCTTCAGGAGTTCTATCCGAATCCCGAAGATCAGAGCGAGCTGTTGCGCCTGGACTACGGCGACTTCTCCCAGCAGCTGGAGGAAAAGATTCGCGACCAGTTCCAGAATGAAAACCCCAACATCGAAGTTCATATCGTCGGCTTCGCCAAGAAGGTCGGTGATCTGATCGAAGGCCTTACCGCGGTTGTGGCGTTCTTCGGTATCGCGTTTGTCATCACCTTTGTTCTGCTGTTCTGGTTCACCCGCTGCATTCGCAGTACCGTTGCGGTGTTGATGACTACGGTCATCGCGGTGATCTGGCAACTGGGTCTGATGCGTCTGGTCGGTTTCGGTCTGGACCCGTACTCGATGCTGGTGCCTTTCCTGATCTTCGCCATCGGTATTTCCCACGGCGTTCAGAAGATCAACGGTATCGCCCTGCAATCGAGTGACGCGGATACCGCGCTGCTCGCTGCTCGTCGCACCTTCCGTCAGCTGTTCCTGCCGGGCATGATCGCGATCCTTGCCGACGCGGTGGGCTTCATCACCTTGCTGGTCATCGACATTGGCGTGATTCACGAACTCGCGATCGGAGCCTCGATCGGTGTGGGCGTGATCGTGTTCACCAACCTGATCATGTTGCCGGTTACCATTTCCTACCTGGGCATCAGCAAGAAGGCCGTCGCACGCAGCAAGGAAGACGCGGTGCGCGACCACCCCTTCTGGCGCAAGATGGCTTACGTGGCTCACCCCAAGGTGGCACCGATCGTGGTTATCGTTGCGCTGGTAGCGGGCGTGGGTTGCTTCTTCTACCAGAAGGCGAACATTCAGGTTGGCGACCTTGATCCTGGTGCGCCTGAATTGCGCCCGGACTCGCGTTATAACCTGGACAACGACTTCATCATCCGCAACTACTCGACCAGCTCGGACATCCTGGTCGTCATGGTAGAAACGCCGCCGGAGATGTGTTCGTCCTACGAAACCATGGAAGCTATTGACCAGCTCGAGTGGCGCATGAACAACCTGCCGGGCGTTCAGTCAGCGGTATCGCTGGTGACCGTTGCCAAGCAAGTCATCATGGGCAACAACGAAGGCAACCTGAAGTGGCAGACCCTGTCGCGTAACCAGGACAACCTGAACAACGCGATCAGCCGTGCTCCGGATGGCATGTTCAACGCTTCCTGTTCGCTGGCTCCGGTGATGATCTACCTCAACGACCACAAGGCCGAGACGCTCAAGCGCGCCACTGCCGCAGTGGAGGATTTTGCCGAGGAGTACAACACCGAGAACCTCACCTTCAAGCTGGCTGCGGGTAATGCCGGTATCGAAGCGGCGACCAACGACGTGATCTCCAGCTCGGAATTGCTGATCCTTGCCCTGGTGTACATCTGGGTAGCGGTGATGTGTTACGCGACATTCCGTTCGCTCCCGGCAACCATCTGTATCGTTCTGCCGCTGGTACTGACATCGGTGTTGGGTAACGCGCTGATGGCTTTCCTGGGAATCGGCATGAAGGTAGCGACCCTGCCGGTCATCGCGCTGGGTGTGGGTGTGGGTGTGGACTACGGCATCTATATCTACAGTCGACTGGAGACGTTCCTGCGTCAGGGCATGCCGTTGCAGCCAGCCTACTACGAGACCCTGCGCTCGACTGGCCGTGCGGTTCTGTTCACAGGTCTGTGTCTGGCAATCGGCGTGGTGACATGGGTGTTCTCGGCGATCAAGTTCCAGGCTGACATGGGTCTCATGCTGACCTTCATGTTCCTGGTCAACATGATCGGCGCGCTGTTGCTGCTCCCGGCTCTGGCGCGTTTCCTGATCGATCCTGCCAAGGTTCGGGCGAAGGAAGCTTCCAAGCTTACTCACTGA
- a CDS encoding YCF48-related protein, translated as MREPNMRRAQSFAQASSASQPHKGRKLSVSLPLFRVLGISTAIICGSMSLAFAQEAADSQTRPAVMSLESSTSLLLDSARAGDRLVAVGVRGHIVYSDDQGETWIQAKVPVRQLLAAVHFVDDRNGWAVGHDSLILHSSDAGETWTIQHRDPDLAEAPDPEAGGLLEKPLMDVWFRNADEGFAVGAYGLALRTRDGGATWEDISFDIDNPDGMHYNAIAEIKDAGLFLVGEMGTMYRSADMGDTWETIQDLPYDGSWFGVSGTGEANGVLAWGLRGNLFRSDDFGNSWQQVELATPNSGPLESTLAGGGLTANGNIVIVGTGGVTATSDDAGRTFDVNIRPDRVSLASATMTGDGHLLLLGQRGAIKTPANGSSTNNN; from the coding sequence ATGCGTGAGCCCAACATGCGGCGCGCTCAATCCTTTGCTCAGGCCAGCTCTGCCAGCCAGCCTCACAAAGGTCGCAAGCTTTCTGTTTCACTTCCACTTTTTCGAGTTTTAGGGATATCCACTGCGATAATCTGTGGATCGATGTCCCTGGCATTTGCGCAGGAAGCCGCCGACTCCCAGACTCGCCCGGCAGTCATGTCACTCGAGTCCAGCACTTCACTTCTCCTTGATTCTGCGCGGGCCGGCGATCGCCTGGTTGCCGTCGGAGTGCGCGGTCATATCGTGTACTCGGATGATCAGGGCGAGACCTGGATCCAGGCTAAAGTCCCGGTTCGCCAGCTACTTGCTGCAGTTCACTTCGTCGACGATCGCAACGGCTGGGCGGTGGGGCATGACTCGCTCATCCTGCATAGTTCCGATGCCGGCGAAACCTGGACTATCCAGCATCGCGACCCGGATCTCGCCGAGGCGCCGGATCCCGAAGCTGGCGGCCTGCTTGAAAAGCCATTGATGGACGTCTGGTTCCGCAACGCCGATGAAGGCTTCGCTGTCGGTGCCTATGGGCTGGCCCTGCGCACGCGTGACGGCGGTGCGACCTGGGAAGATATCAGCTTCGATATCGATAACCCGGACGGCATGCACTACAACGCCATCGCCGAAATCAAGGATGCAGGTCTGTTCCTGGTCGGCGAGATGGGCACCATGTATCGCTCTGCCGATATGGGCGACACCTGGGAAACTATTCAGGACCTGCCGTATGACGGCTCCTGGTTCGGCGTCTCGGGTACCGGCGAGGCCAATGGCGTACTTGCCTGGGGGCTACGGGGCAACCTGTTCCGCTCGGACGATTTCGGTAACAGCTGGCAGCAAGTCGAGCTGGCGACGCCGAACAGCGGTCCGCTCGAATCCACGCTTGCTGGTGGTGGGCTGACCGCCAACGGCAACATCGTCATCGTCGGTACCGGCGGTGTCACTGCCACCAGCGACGACGCTGGTCGGACGTTCGACGTGAACATTCGTCCCGATCGTGTCTCGCTGGCTTCCGCCACAATGACCGGTGATGGTCATCTCCTCTTGCTGGGCCAGCGCGGCGCGATCAAAACGCCTGCCAATGGCTCTTCAACCAACAATAACTAA
- the pepN gene encoding aminopeptidase N: MRTEQPKTIHLKDYREPDYWIDETHLTFELFDDHALVHSRMSIRVNPGEAGDGRPDLVLDGQNLELMSVELDDKRLASGDFQFDENTLSLKPERDTFELAITTRIKPRENTALEGLYQSGSMFCTQCEAEGFRKITYYLDRPDVMSRFTTTVIADKGDYPVLLSNGNPIARGDHDGGRHWVTWEDPFPKPAYLFALVAGDLCLIQDSFTTMSGRTIDLRIYVEPDNREQCGHAMDSLKRSMRWDEEVYGREYDLDIFMIVAVNDFNMGAMENKGLNVFNSSCVLAHPETATDAAFQRVEAVVAHEYFHNWSGNRVTCRDWFQLSLKEGFTVFRDAEFSADMNSATVKRIEDVSFLRANQFAEDAGPMAHPVRPDSFIEISNFYTLTVYEKGAEVVRMLHTLLGPEGFRKGTDLYFDRHDGQAVTCDDFIKALEDANGADFTQFKRWYSQAGTPRLNAEGRWDAATGTFSLLFRQSCPPTPGQSEKLPFVIPVRMALLDGEGNEMPLRLAGEDGERGSETVLSITEAEQLFTFTDLSEEPLPSLLRGFSAPVKLIYPYHRDDRVFLAKNDPDGFNRWEAAQSLAVDVLQGLVEIHVAGRPLMMDQRLIDVYRTVLGDDSLDPAMVAEIIRLPSEAYLVELAEQADIDAIHIVRDWVRHTLAVTLEEQLWSIYRRLDERIPYSAEAVQFARRSLKNTVLGYLMLTESQDALSACVRQFVEANNMTDRQAALVALVNSPFDDQKRAALTEFAERWKDYPLVMDQWFSIQASAAQPGGLERVQELMEHPAFTLRNPNKVRSLIGAFASQNLINFHRSDGEGYRFLADQILLLDGTNPQIASRLMTPLSRWRKYDPARQNLMKRELSRIMGKPELSPDVFEVVSKSLA; this comes from the coding sequence ATGCGCACCGAGCAACCGAAGACTATCCACCTGAAGGATTATCGAGAGCCTGATTATTGGATCGACGAGACGCACCTGACCTTCGAGCTGTTCGACGATCACGCACTCGTGCACAGCCGGATGTCGATACGGGTCAACCCGGGCGAAGCCGGCGACGGCCGTCCGGATCTGGTGCTTGACGGTCAGAACCTTGAGCTGATGTCCGTCGAACTTGATGACAAGCGGCTTGCCAGCGGCGATTTCCAGTTCGACGAAAATACCTTGTCACTGAAGCCTGAGCGAGACACTTTCGAGCTCGCCATCACTACGCGTATCAAGCCCCGTGAAAACACCGCGCTCGAAGGGCTTTATCAGTCCGGGTCGATGTTCTGCACCCAATGCGAGGCCGAGGGCTTCCGCAAGATCACCTATTACCTGGATCGCCCGGATGTCATGAGTCGGTTCACCACTACGGTGATTGCCGACAAGGGCGACTATCCGGTGTTGCTCTCCAACGGTAACCCCATCGCGCGTGGCGATCACGACGGCGGACGGCACTGGGTCACCTGGGAAGATCCGTTCCCCAAGCCCGCCTATCTGTTCGCGCTAGTGGCCGGCGATCTGTGTCTGATTCAGGACAGCTTTACCACCATGAGCGGTCGTACCATCGATCTGCGCATTTATGTGGAGCCGGACAACCGCGAACAGTGCGGACACGCCATGGACAGCCTCAAGCGTTCGATGCGCTGGGACGAAGAAGTCTATGGTCGAGAGTACGATCTGGATATTTTCATGATCGTCGCCGTGAACGACTTCAACATGGGCGCCATGGAAAACAAAGGCCTCAACGTCTTCAATTCGAGCTGCGTTCTGGCCCACCCGGAAACGGCGACTGACGCAGCATTTCAGCGCGTTGAAGCCGTGGTCGCCCACGAATATTTCCACAACTGGTCTGGAAATCGGGTCACCTGCCGCGACTGGTTCCAGCTGTCCCTCAAGGAAGGCTTTACCGTCTTCCGCGATGCGGAATTTTCGGCCGACATGAATTCCGCAACGGTCAAACGCATTGAGGACGTGAGCTTTCTGCGCGCCAACCAGTTTGCCGAGGACGCCGGTCCGATGGCCCATCCGGTGCGTCCGGACTCGTTCATCGAAATATCCAACTTCTACACCTTGACCGTGTACGAGAAGGGTGCCGAAGTGGTGCGCATGCTGCATACGCTGCTGGGCCCGGAAGGCTTCCGCAAGGGCACCGATCTGTATTTCGACCGTCACGACGGCCAGGCGGTGACCTGCGATGACTTCATCAAGGCACTGGAAGATGCCAACGGCGCGGATTTCACCCAGTTCAAACGCTGGTACAGTCAGGCTGGTACGCCGCGCCTGAACGCCGAAGGGCGCTGGGACGCTGCCACGGGTACCTTCAGTCTGCTGTTTCGCCAGTCGTGCCCGCCGACTCCGGGACAATCGGAGAAGCTGCCGTTCGTCATTCCGGTACGCATGGCACTGCTCGATGGTGAAGGCAACGAGATGCCGCTCAGGCTGGCGGGAGAAGACGGCGAGCGGGGCTCTGAAACGGTTCTGTCGATCACCGAGGCCGAGCAGCTTTTCACTTTCACTGATCTGAGTGAGGAGCCGTTGCCTTCGTTGCTTCGCGGGTTCTCAGCGCCGGTCAAACTCATCTATCCCTATCACCGCGACGACCGGGTATTCCTCGCCAAGAACGATCCGGACGGATTCAACCGCTGGGAAGCGGCTCAGAGCCTGGCGGTGGACGTACTGCAGGGGCTGGTCGAGATTCATGTCGCCGGCCGTCCGCTGATGATGGACCAGCGCCTGATCGATGTATATCGCACGGTACTCGGCGACGACAGCCTGGATCCTGCAATGGTCGCGGAGATCATCCGCCTGCCGTCCGAGGCCTACCTGGTCGAGCTCGCGGAGCAGGCTGATATCGACGCGATCCATATCGTTCGCGACTGGGTGCGTCACACGCTCGCAGTTACCCTGGAAGAGCAGCTTTGGTCCATCTACCGTCGCCTCGATGAGCGAATCCCTTACAGTGCCGAGGCCGTCCAGTTTGCGCGGCGCAGCCTGAAGAACACCGTGCTCGGCTATCTGATGCTGACCGAGTCGCAGGATGCGCTTTCGGCCTGCGTACGTCAGTTCGTCGAGGCGAACAACATGACCGACCGCCAGGCGGCGTTGGTCGCGTTGGTCAACTCGCCTTTCGATGATCAGAAACGCGCTGCGCTGACCGAGTTCGCCGAACGCTGGAAAGATTACCCGCTGGTCATGGACCAGTGGTTCAGCATCCAGGCCAGTGCCGCACAGCCTGGCGGGCTGGAGCGGGTCCAGGAGCTTATGGAGCATCCGGCATTCACCCTGCGCAACCCGAACAAGGTGCGTTCGCTGATCGGTGCGTTTGCCAGCCAGAATCTCATAAACTTTCACCGTTCAGACGGGGAAGGGTACCGGTTCCTGGCTGACCAGATCTTACTGCTCGACGGCACCAACCCGCAGATCGCCTCCAGGCTGATGACACCGCTGTCGCGCTGGCGCAAGTATGATCCCGCACGACAGAATCTGATGAAGCGGGAACTGTCGCGGATCATGGGCAAACCGGAGTTGTCGCCAGATGTATTCGAGGTAGTCAGTAAATCGCTCGCCTGA
- a CDS encoding DUF2797 domain-containing protein yields MLSASGTLRKLKGELGAGSEEPVRYSLPLGEQAIPLNEWIGRTVRLHASGDIHCTHCNRRTRKSYSQGYCYPCFTRLAQCDLCIVSPERCHYEHGTCRDPVWGEQFCMTDHIVYLANSSGLKVGITRATQLPTRWIDQGASQGLPIMRVPARQHSGLVEHLLRQQVADKTNWRAMLQGEPEPVDLAEQRDAILDRAQEGLQALHQRFGIQAFQPLTGVATLDIRYPVREYSAKPKSANLDKEPVLEGTLLGIKGQYLLLDTAVINIRKYTAYTLSFNVF; encoded by the coding sequence ATGCTCTCGGCAAGCGGTACCCTGCGCAAGCTCAAGGGCGAACTGGGCGCAGGGAGCGAGGAGCCCGTACGTTACAGCCTGCCGCTTGGCGAGCAGGCGATTCCGCTCAACGAATGGATCGGCCGTACCGTTCGCCTGCACGCCTCTGGTGATATTCACTGCACGCATTGCAACAGACGCACGCGCAAGAGCTACAGCCAGGGCTACTGCTATCCGTGCTTCACTCGGTTGGCGCAGTGCGATCTGTGTATCGTCAGTCCGGAGCGCTGCCACTACGAGCACGGCACGTGCCGGGACCCGGTGTGGGGTGAGCAGTTCTGCATGACCGATCACATCGTCTATCTGGCCAACTCATCCGGGCTGAAAGTCGGCATCACCCGAGCCACTCAGTTGCCGACTCGCTGGATCGATCAGGGCGCGAGCCAGGGTTTGCCGATCATGCGGGTCCCGGCACGCCAACATTCAGGGCTGGTCGAGCATCTGCTGCGCCAGCAGGTGGCCGATAAAACCAACTGGCGCGCCATGTTGCAGGGCGAGCCGGAACCGGTTGATCTGGCCGAGCAGCGCGACGCAATTCTTGATCGCGCCCAGGAAGGGCTGCAGGCGCTGCATCAGCGATTCGGGATCCAGGCATTCCAGCCGCTGACCGGGGTCGCTACGCTGGATATCCGCTATCCGGTCCGCGAGTACAGTGCAAAGCCGAAGTCGGCGAATCTCGACAAGGAGCCGGTACTGGAGGGCACGCTTCTCGGCATCAAGGGTCAATATCTGTTACTCGATACCGCGGTGATCAATATCCGCAAATATACCGCCTACACTTTGAGCTTCAATGTGTTCTGA
- a CDS encoding YeaC family protein, which translates to MTTFLDMLRSITPETYATFKTAVELGKWPDGRKLTQEQKETCLQAMIAWEQENLPEEERTGYMPPQHCKSEEKTIPNILFSTGSDTLH; encoded by the coding sequence ATGACCACATTCCTCGACATGCTGCGCAGCATCACCCCCGAGACGTACGCCACCTTCAAGACCGCGGTGGAACTGGGCAAGTGGCCGGACGGCCGCAAGCTGACCCAGGAGCAGAAGGAAACCTGTCTGCAGGCGATGATTGCCTGGGAACAGGAGAACCTGCCCGAGGAGGAGCGCACTGGCTACATGCCGCCGCAGCACTGCAAGTCGGAAGAAAAGACCATCCCCAATATTCTCTTCTCGACCGGTTCGGACACGCTGCACTGA
- a CDS encoding rhomboid family intramembrane serine protease gives MYRAMQCPLDEDLRKLTRFLRQRGLVHRITEEGGRQVVWTVDEADAQVVKAIYEQGVPEAVEPAKPARTLTPTSPAMLRRVPLTLAVLVITGLVALWTGLGTRADAIIHLTFTPLAPTGYLAANIDFGQWWRLISPIFLHFGMLHLAFNGLWFWELGRRIELYSGSLWLLGLTILFGLTSNLAQWLVSPDVVFGGLSGVLYGLLGYCWIYQMLAPNVFFALPKGVVILMLVWLALGVSGLITLAGLGAIANAAHIGGLISGCIAGGIAGALQRAR, from the coding sequence ATGTACCGAGCGATGCAATGCCCGCTGGATGAAGATTTACGCAAGCTGACCCGTTTTCTGCGCCAACGGGGACTGGTTCACCGTATTACCGAGGAAGGTGGTCGTCAGGTCGTCTGGACGGTGGATGAGGCCGATGCGCAGGTAGTCAAGGCCATCTATGAACAGGGTGTGCCCGAGGCCGTCGAGCCGGCCAAGCCTGCCCGAACCTTGACGCCTACCAGCCCCGCGATGCTGCGCCGCGTTCCTCTGACCCTGGCGGTTCTGGTGATCACGGGGCTGGTCGCGCTCTGGACAGGGCTGGGCACCCGAGCCGACGCCATCATCCATCTTACGTTTACGCCCCTGGCGCCTACCGGATATCTGGCGGCGAACATCGATTTCGGCCAATGGTGGCGGTTGATCAGTCCTATCTTCCTGCACTTCGGCATGCTCCATCTGGCGTTCAACGGGCTCTGGTTCTGGGAGTTGGGCAGGCGCATCGAGCTATACTCCGGCAGCCTCTGGTTGTTGGGGCTGACCATATTGTTCGGGCTGACGTCGAATCTGGCGCAATGGCTGGTCAGCCCTGATGTGGTTTTCGGCGGTCTCTCGGGTGTGCTCTACGGCCTGCTGGGCTACTGCTGGATCTACCAGATGCTGGCGCCTAACGTATTCTTCGCTTTGCCCAAGGGCGTGGTGATACTCATGCTGGTGTGGCTGGCCCTCGGCGTCTCGGGCCTGATTACGCTGGCCGGCCTCGGAGCCATTGCCAACGCCGCGCATATCGGCGGACTCATCTCGGGCTGCATTGCCGGCGGCATCGCCGGAGCACTGCAGCGCGCTCGCTGA
- a CDS encoding metallophosphoesterase, whose translation MPQREHQGYDIIGDIHGCANTLARLLEQMGYRREEGVWRHPQRQALFLGDIIDRGPRIRESLHLVHDMVEAGFARCIMGNHEFNALGWHTPGPAGSGRQYVREHTDRQLRQISDTLGQFANWPDEWAYFVEWFHSLPLFLDMGEFRLVHACWDHGLIDAFKRMYPDGCIDVDFIQQSVYPGSFAYQVQDRLLRGTGMPLPHGMKMTGRDGFTRSFFRTKFWEEDPQTYGDVQFQPDPLPEEIAARPLSDSQKAELMLYGPDEPILFVGHYWQEGRPHPIRPNVACLDYSAVKFGKMVAYRWDGESRLDREHFVWIDVPRGG comes from the coding sequence ATGCCTCAGCGGGAACACCAGGGCTACGACATCATTGGCGACATTCATGGCTGCGCCAACACGCTGGCGCGGCTCCTCGAGCAGATGGGCTATCGGCGGGAGGAGGGTGTCTGGCGTCATCCGCAGCGCCAGGCCCTGTTTCTCGGCGACATCATCGACCGTGGCCCACGCATCCGCGAATCCCTGCACCTTGTCCACGATATGGTCGAAGCCGGCTTTGCCCGGTGCATCATGGGTAACCACGAATTCAATGCGCTGGGCTGGCATACACCGGGTCCGGCCGGCAGTGGTCGACAATACGTACGTGAGCACACCGACCGTCAGCTACGCCAGATAAGCGACACGCTGGGCCAGTTCGCCAACTGGCCGGACGAATGGGCCTACTTCGTCGAGTGGTTCCACAGCCTGCCATTGTTCCTCGACATGGGTGAGTTTCGCCTGGTACACGCCTGTTGGGATCATGGGTTGATCGACGCATTCAAACGGATGTACCCGGACGGCTGCATTGATGTCGACTTTATTCAGCAGTCCGTGTATCCCGGTAGCTTCGCTTACCAGGTTCAGGATCGATTGCTGCGCGGGACCGGCATGCCGCTGCCGCATGGCATGAAGATGACAGGTCGGGACGGCTTCACCCGCTCGTTCTTTCGCACCAAGTTTTGGGAAGAGGATCCGCAGACCTACGGCGACGTCCAGTTTCAGCCGGATCCGCTGCCGGAAGAGATTGCCGCACGGCCGCTTAGCGATTCGCAGAAGGCCGAGCTGATGCTTTACGGACCCGATGAACCTATCCTGTTCGTCGGCCATTACTGGCAGGAAGGACGGCCCCACCCGATTCGCCCCAACGTGGCGTGCCTGGACTACAGCGCGGTGAAATTCGGCAAGATGGTGGCCTATCGCTGGGACGGCGAATCGCGGCTTGATCGCGAACACTTTGTCTGGATCGACGTACCCCGCGGGGGATGA